The proteins below are encoded in one region of Brachyspira hampsonii:
- a CDS encoding ankyrin repeat domain-containing protein — MKKTISRIIISFILLITSSFFLCSEEYDTNFYKKLFDAMFANEDELKEMGKDPKEYMENLLKETEEKALKEKMELYKKYNVIEIDSLEDEYQSTAEGYGDLEDVKKFIQKYDINGVYDGYTLLYTYSGYRGETNIIDFLIENNADIYKKSINGKTPLYSAVDDYFYDAAEVILKHYKDNDDINDEFLLAVNQENEPMLRILLKKKFLFFGNKFKMNLDKGLEIALDKGNKDIAAELVLSGAKTDNFLYYFKLVFGKYLIFIAMMIALFASFIYVYKRRYIPNIYEESIMFITFKDKVNNMYIYCYTYYSFGLLSTMLGFFGNIFINNNKLKGYYNINSNFSGNDIAIYDLYDNKKNDKEYFSWYDVDMEANEKAIIKFDCSLYDFIKSDKNEIDYIVEIADSKIMNGVFEVNRNTDIKVEYSRLMFKKVSKGNRFIGMLSYFFNLYHFNIKNKDKINSYINGDNKSYSDKKNELEINVEQILKKHESMSLNDIKTKYYDKLKDFYNADNIVYLDDKTICVYKRFAKIEANNNLTVNNISLIIDLDNEKLISPYFKDFVNNADEILKRYNSNFYKDIDNLIFLITEAGIILMKDKGYKKIFIPLYEIKYNINKDHYLSYLFD, encoded by the coding sequence ATGAAAAAAACTATTAGCAGAATAATTATCTCTTTTATTTTATTAATAACATCATCTTTCTTTTTATGCTCAGAGGAATATGATACTAATTTCTATAAAAAACTTTTTGATGCAATGTTTGCAAATGAAGATGAATTAAAAGAAATGGGAAAAGACCCTAAAGAATATATGGAAAACTTGCTAAAAGAGACAGAAGAAAAAGCATTAAAAGAGAAAATGGAACTTTATAAAAAATATAATGTTATAGAAATAGATAGTTTAGAAGATGAATATCAAAGTACTGCAGAAGGTTATGGGGATTTAGAAGATGTTAAGAAGTTCATACAAAAATATGATATAAACGGAGTATATGACGGCTATACTTTGCTTTATACTTATTCAGGATATAGGGGCGAAACTAATATAATAGATTTCTTAATTGAAAATAATGCTGATATTTATAAAAAATCTATTAATGGTAAAACGCCTCTTTACAGTGCTGTAGATGATTATTTTTATGATGCTGCTGAAGTTATTTTGAAACATTATAAAGACAATGATGATATAAATGATGAGTTTTTGCTGGCAGTTAATCAAGAAAATGAGCCTATGTTAAGAATTTTATTAAAAAAGAAATTTTTATTCTTTGGAAATAAATTCAAAATGAATTTAGACAAAGGGCTTGAAATAGCACTTGATAAAGGCAATAAAGATATAGCGGCTGAATTAGTTTTAAGCGGGGCTAAAACTGATAATTTTTTATATTATTTTAAATTGGTATTTGGTAAATATTTAATTTTTATAGCTATGATGATTGCTTTATTTGCTTCTTTTATTTATGTATATAAAAGAAGATATATTCCTAATATTTATGAAGAGAGTATAATGTTTATAACTTTTAAAGATAAAGTAAACAATATGTATATTTACTGTTATACTTATTATTCTTTCGGACTATTATCTACAATGCTGGGTTTTTTTGGAAATATATTTATAAATAATAATAAGCTAAAAGGATATTATAATATAAACAGTAATTTTTCGGGGAATGATATTGCTATTTATGATTTGTATGATAATAAAAAAAATGATAAGGAATATTTTAGCTGGTATGATGTTGACATGGAAGCAAATGAAAAAGCTATAATAAAATTCGATTGTTCTCTTTATGATTTTATAAAGAGTGATAAAAATGAAATTGACTATATTGTGGAAATAGCTGACTCTAAAATTATGAATGGAGTTTTTGAAGTAAATAGAAATACTGATATTAAGGTAGAATATTCTAGATTAATGTTTAAAAAGGTTTCAAAAGGTAATCGTTTTATAGGGATGCTTTCCTATTTCTTTAATCTATATCATTTCAATATAAAGAATAAAGATAAAATTAATTCATATATAAACGGAGATAATAAATCGTATTCTGATAAAAAAAATGAATTGGAGATAAATGTTGAACAGATTTTAAAGAAACATGAGAGTATGTCATTAAACGATATTAAAACTAAATATTATGATAAACTTAAAGATTTTTATAATGCTGATAATATAGTATATTTAGATGATAAAACAATATGTGTATATAAAAGATTTGCTAAAATAGAAGCTAATAATAATCTTACAGTAAATAATATATCGCTTATAATTGATTTAGATAATGAAAAATTAATAAGCCCTTATTTTAAAGATTTTGTTAATAATGCTGATGAGATATTAAAAAGATATAATAGTAATTTTTATAAGGATATAGATAATTTAATTTTTCTTATAACAGAAGCGGGTATTATATTGATGAAAGATAAGGGGTATAAAAAAATATTTATTCCTTTATATGAGATAAAATATAATATTAATAAAGATCATTATTTGTCTTATTTATTTGATTAA
- a CDS encoding DUF2271 domain-containing protein — protein sequence MKKLFIILFMIFAVSYINENYAQNNTKKVNISFDYTKRPGFASNQIAVWAEDNNGSYIATIYITDFTGRREGWKKRPLSLNNWQKKANASKIDKKIVDAVSKSTPKQGKVNIVWDCKDNQGNIVKDGDYRIVVEAAIYQDNNVLYTSVINIGNQANSQKASSKYSKPEAENMDIIKNVNVSFIP from the coding sequence ATGAAAAAACTTTTTATTATATTATTTATGATTTTTGCAGTATCATACATCAATGAAAATTATGCTCAGAACAATACTAAAAAAGTTAATATAAGTTTTGACTATACAAAAAGACCGGGATTTGCAAGCAATCAAATAGCTGTTTGGGCTGAAGATAATAACGGTAGTTATATAGCCACAATATATATTACAGATTTTACAGGCAGAAGAGAAGGCTGGAAAAAAAGACCTTTATCATTAAATAATTGGCAGAAAAAAGCTAATGCATCAAAGATAGATAAAAAAATAGTTGATGCAGTATCTAAATCCACACCTAAACAGGGAAAAGTTAATATAGTTTGGGATTGCAAAGATAATCAAGGAAATATTGTAAAAGATGGTGATTATAGAATAGTTGTTGAAGCTGCTATATATCAGGATAATAATGTGCTTTATACTTCTGTTATTAACATAGGAAATCAAGCTAATTCACAAAAAGCATCATCAAAATATTCAAAGCCTGAAGCTGAAAATATGGACATAATAAAAAATGTGAATGTAAGTTTTATTCCTTAA
- a CDS encoding MBOAT family O-acyltransferase, whose product MALILAAVFFAIQIYCDFGSCSLIAIGTAKVMGINLMENFNTPYFARSVKEFWGRWHISLSTWFRDYLYIPLGGNRCSNIRKSFNILVTFLVSGLWHGANFTFIAWGAIHGVFHIIEEQLKPIKEKYLNKFKIKTNAFSFALIEIIITFIIVDLAWIFFRAETIHDAIYYIQRIFTMIDLWTLFDGTLYNLGLNIFEMNILIIALFILISFDLVKYIRKESIFEFLNKQNLYFRWFVMLFLIFYIIVYGKYGAGFDPKQFIYFQF is encoded by the coding sequence ATGGCTTTGATTTTGGCTGCAGTATTTTTTGCCATACAAATATACTGCGATTTTGGAAGCTGCTCACTCATAGCAATAGGAACTGCTAAAGTTATGGGTATTAATTTGATGGAAAATTTCAATACCCCATATTTTGCTAGAAGTGTAAAAGAGTTTTGGGGCAGATGGCATATATCATTATCAACTTGGTTTAGAGATTATCTCTATATTCCATTAGGCGGAAACAGATGCTCAAATATAAGAAAGAGTTTTAATATATTAGTAACATTTTTAGTAAGCGGACTGTGGCATGGAGCTAATTTTACTTTCATAGCTTGGGGTGCTATTCATGGAGTATTCCATATAATTGAGGAACAATTAAAACCTATCAAAGAAAAGTATTTAAATAAATTCAAAATAAAAACAAATGCTTTTAGTTTTGCTCTCATAGAAATAATAATTACTTTTATCATAGTAGATTTAGCTTGGATATTTTTTAGAGCAGAGACCATACATGATGCTATTTATTATATACAGAGGATATTTACTATGATAGATTTATGGACATTATTTGACGGTACTTTATATAATTTAGGCTTAAACATATTTGAGATGAATATTTTAATAATAGCCTTATTTATTCTCATATCTTTTGATTTAGTAAAGTACATAAGAAAAGAGAGTATATTTGAATTTTTAAATAAACAAAATCTATATTTCAGATGGTTTGTGATGTTATTTTTGATTTTTTACATAATTGTTTACGGCAAGTATGGAGCAGGCTTTGACCCTAAGCAGTTTATATATTTCCAATTCTAA
- a CDS encoding TenA family protein translates to MKFSEMVWKKNEELYKKIIDMPFNKELMEGTLDKGKFAYYIEQDSLYLKYYSKVLAIISSKINNNADYAIAFLKSSMNAYIVEEEIVHKYFRDTFKLENTNKITTANLGYTSFLINTAHTEAFEASAASILPCFWIYNEVGKYIKENAKIENNPYKNWIDAYADEEFSKSTENMIKIIDDLYNNASDYVKEKMIVSFDIAFVWEYRFWNDAYNLDDFYNV, encoded by the coding sequence ATGAAATTTTCAGAAATGGTATGGAAAAAAAATGAAGAGCTATATAAAAAAATAATTGATATGCCGTTTAATAAAGAACTTATGGAAGGTACTTTGGATAAAGGAAAATTTGCCTACTATATAGAACAAGACAGCCTATATTTAAAATACTACTCTAAAGTATTAGCCATAATATCTTCAAAAATAAATAATAATGCAGATTATGCCATTGCTTTTTTAAAATCATCTATGAATGCCTATATAGTAGAAGAAGAAATTGTACATAAATATTTCAGAGATACTTTTAAATTAGAAAATACAAATAAAATTACAACTGCCAATCTAGGTTATACAAGTTTTTTAATTAATACAGCTCATACTGAAGCATTTGAGGCTTCTGCTGCTTCCATACTTCCATGCTTTTGGATATATAATGAAGTAGGAAAATACATAAAAGAAAATGCCAAAATAGAAAATAATCCATACAAAAACTGGATTGATGCTTATGCCGATGAAGAGTTTTCAAAATCAACAGAGAATATGATTAAAATTATTGATGATTTATATAATAATGCTTCTGATTATGTTAAAGAAAAAATGATAGTTTCTTTTGATATAGCATTTGTTTGGGAGTACAGATTTTGGAATGATGCTTATAATTTAGATGATTTCTATAATGTGTGA
- the purH gene encoding bifunctional phosphoribosylaminoimidazolecarboxamide formyltransferase/IMP cyclohydrolase: MIKRALISVFYKDGILEFAKFLASKNVEIVSTGGTYKYLKENGINVIEVAEVTGAKEMLDGRVKTLDPKIHGAILAIRDNPTHMETIKERGITPIDMVIVNLYPFFEKVQDDSLKFEEKIEFIDIGGPTMLRSAAKSFKDVVVISDVKDYDLVKNEMEKGEVSFETKKYLASKVFNLTSAYDAAVSEFMFNSLENKEDKKLNYLNMSYRLQEKLRYGENPHQGASYYVSTTDKGSMKDFEQLNGKELSFNNIRDMDIALKIVLEFDEAKNEYACSAIKHSTPCGAALGSNVLEAYTRTYNCDPTSIFGGIVAFNSTVDEETAKELVKIFLEIVIAKDFTKEALEVLKTKNNLRIIKYKTNTSDKINLVKVDGGLLVQDEDSVLVEDYKVVTEKKPTEEEMKNLIFGMKVVKYAKSNAIVVIKDFMAKGIGSGQTNRIWACEDALERAGDGVVMASDAFFPFRDVVDACAKYNIKAIIQPGGSIRDKESIEACNEHGIAMVFTGIRHFKH, from the coding sequence ATGATTAAAAGAGCATTGATATCCGTATTTTATAAAGACGGAATATTAGAGTTCGCTAAGTTCTTAGCTTCAAAAAATGTGGAAATAGTTTCTACAGGAGGAACTTATAAATATTTAAAAGAGAATGGCATAAATGTTATAGAGGTTGCTGAAGTTACAGGTGCTAAAGAAATGCTTGACGGCAGAGTAAAAACTTTAGACCCTAAAATACATGGAGCAATACTTGCTATAAGAGACAATCCTACTCATATGGAAACTATTAAGGAGAGAGGAATAACTCCTATTGATATGGTGATAGTTAATCTTTATCCTTTCTTTGAAAAGGTGCAAGATGACAGTTTGAAGTTTGAAGAGAAAATAGAGTTTATAGATATAGGCGGACCTACAATGCTTCGTTCTGCTGCTAAATCTTTTAAGGATGTTGTGGTTATAAGCGATGTTAAAGATTATGATTTAGTTAAAAATGAAATGGAAAAAGGAGAAGTTAGTTTTGAGACTAAAAAATATTTAGCTTCTAAAGTATTTAATTTAACTTCTGCTTATGATGCTGCAGTGTCAGAGTTTATGTTTAATTCATTAGAAAATAAAGAAGATAAAAAACTTAATTATCTAAATATGTCTTATAGATTGCAGGAGAAATTAAGATACGGAGAGAATCCTCATCAGGGAGCAAGCTACTATGTATCAACTACAGATAAAGGCTCTATGAAAGATTTTGAGCAGTTAAACGGAAAAGAGCTTTCATTTAATAATATTAGAGATATGGATATAGCTTTAAAAATAGTGCTTGAATTTGATGAAGCTAAAAATGAATATGCCTGTTCGGCAATAAAGCATTCTACTCCTTGCGGTGCTGCTTTAGGTTCTAATGTACTTGAAGCTTATACTAGAACTTATAACTGCGATCCTACTTCTATATTCGGAGGCATTGTTGCTTTTAATAGTACAGTAGATGAGGAAACAGCAAAAGAACTTGTTAAAATATTTTTGGAAATTGTTATTGCTAAAGACTTTACTAAAGAGGCTTTGGAAGTATTAAAAACAAAAAATAATTTAAGAATAATAAAATACAAAACTAACACAAGCGATAAAATCAATCTTGTTAAAGTAGATGGAGGATTACTTGTTCAAGATGAGGATAGTGTTTTAGTTGAAGATTATAAAGTTGTAACTGAGAAAAAACCTACTGAAGAAGAGATGAAAAATTTAATATTTGGTATGAAGGTTGTAAAATATGCTAAATCAAATGCCATAGTAGTGATAAAAGACTTTATGGCTAAAGGTATAGGAAGCGGACAGACTAATAGAATATGGGCATGCGAAGATGCTTTGGAACGTGCTGGAGATGGAGTTGTAATGGCATCTGATGCTTTCTTCCCATTCAGAGATGTTGTTGATGCTTGTGCTAAATATAATATCAAAGCTATAATTCAGCCCGGCGGATCTATAAGAGATAAAGAATCAATAGAAGCCTGCAATGAACATGGCATCGCTATGGTATTTACTGGTATAAGACATTTTAAACACTAA
- a CDS encoding SGNH/GDSL hydrolase family protein, which yields MVWRDENRTDYEFMVGMFGFNFSLDKINLIKQQISINRWNEFFNPLYQYHNRYSYLSMDDFIQSDYIKFSKGSSMLYQIQNSVRNNNFTEEKLPITDISEKYYRKFILLAKENNIPILVILIPYSFSDDDNKKFNTAKDIAYEYNVPFIDFNLNYDDYNLDFSEDFADHNHLNYKGAAKFTKYLGKYLKENYDLPDRRGDPKYYSWEMNAKYEYKNVYNFELKQYTNLNEYIEKVKNADNYVIGISMLGNYQNNDAVVQRIAANFNINNIYLQNASYVIDNNKLIYSSSGSNNYLFHKDIGNYTDLVVQNGQKLSINRVNYIRTQNGINMVIYDKFTEQIVDNIYLEYIDNAINPTIKR from the coding sequence ATGGTTTGGCGTGATGAAAATCGTACAGATTATGAGTTTATGGTAGGCATGTTTGGTTTTAATTTTTCATTAGATAAAATTAATTTGATAAAACAACAAATTTCTATAAATAGATGGAATGAATTTTTTAATCCTCTTTATCAATATCATAATAGATATTCATATTTATCAATGGATGACTTTATTCAATCTGATTATATTAAATTTAGTAAAGGATCAAGTATGCTATACCAAATACAAAATTCTGTAAGAAATAATAATTTTACAGAAGAAAAACTTCCAATAACAGATATTTCCGAAAAATATTATAGAAAATTTATTTTGTTAGCCAAAGAAAATAATATACCTATATTAGTTATTTTAATACCATACTCATTTAGTGATGATGATAATAAAAAATTTAATACAGCTAAAGATATAGCATATGAATATAATGTACCTTTTATTGATTTTAATCTAAATTATGATGATTATAATTTGGATTTTTCTGAAGACTTTGCTGATCATAATCATTTAAATTATAAAGGTGCTGCTAAATTTACTAAATATTTAGGAAAATATTTAAAAGAGAATTATGATTTGCCAGACAGAAGAGGTGATCCTAAATATTATTCTTGGGAAATGAATGCTAAATATGAATATAAAAATGTGTATAACTTTGAATTAAAACAGTATACAAATTTAAATGAATACATAGAAAAAGTAAAAAATGCTGATAATTATGTTATAGGTATTAGTATGCTTGGTAATTATCAAAATAACGATGCTGTAGTTCAAAGAATAGCTGCAAATTTTAATATTAATAATATATACTTACAAAATGCATCTTATGTTATAGATAATAATAAACTTATATATTCATCTTCTGGCTCTAATAATTATTTATTTCATAAAGATATAGGGAACTATACTGATTTGGTTGTTCAAAATGGACAAAAATTATCTATTAATAGAGTAAATTATATCAGGACTCAAAATGGTATAAACATGGTAATTTATGATAAGTTTACAGAGCAAATAGTTGATAATATATATTTGGAATATATAGACAATGCTATTAATCCCACAATTAAAAGATAA
- a CDS encoding peptide ABC transporter substrate-binding protein, whose product MTSKQIFIIILFLFISFISCKKQAKNIKDEITVNLGYELNTIDPTLNDETYGYIYINHAFEGLLNKDINGNIVGGVAESFDISDDKLTYTFHLRDNAKWSDGKKVTANDFVYSYRRAADPKTASPLSYLMEYIKNAKDIIRGKQSVENLGVKAIDENTLVIELEEPTIYFTDLLASGGVYMPVREDIIKKYGDDWTWNPDTYIGNGAYKMTERKPDEKIVFEINTNYWNYTNQVAKKINFVLIADEYISLNAVRTGDIDFSINAPPIGEIENLIKENLMAVSDIIGTYYIDLNTRDKTLSDKRVRKALSLAIDRNYIVSNIGYGKLISAEAFIPPAVKGLEKSFREESSNYIIANNYNQNVEEARKLLAEAGYPNGENFPILELKVSSGFYTTVMEAVQQMWKEALNIEIAVRTEESKITLPFRESGNYQMARTSWTGDYNDPLTMLQIMTSYSDINYGGFSNERYDSLIDFAITATNAKERMDALKEAESILFEEVPIIPFIYRTDFLVVNPKLKNYIDEPLGRYKFNYAYIEK is encoded by the coding sequence ATGACTTCAAAACAAATATTTATCATTATATTATTTTTATTTATATCGTTCATATCTTGTAAAAAACAAGCGAAAAATATCAAAGATGAAATCACTGTAAATTTGGGTTATGAACTCAATACTATAGACCCCACTTTAAATGATGAAACTTATGGATATATTTATATTAATCATGCCTTTGAAGGACTTCTTAATAAAGATATAAACGGCAATATTGTAGGAGGCGTTGCTGAAAGTTTTGATATAAGCGACGACAAATTAACATATACATTCCATTTAAGAGATAATGCAAAATGGAGCGACGGTAAAAAAGTAACAGCTAATGATTTTGTTTATTCTTATAGAAGAGCAGCAGATCCAAAAACAGCTTCTCCATTAAGTTATTTAATGGAATATATAAAAAATGCCAAAGACATAATAAGAGGCAAACAAAGCGTAGAAAATCTAGGAGTTAAGGCAATAGATGAAAATACATTAGTGATAGAACTTGAAGAACCTACAATATATTTTACTGATTTACTTGCTTCTGGAGGCGTATATATGCCTGTAAGAGAGGATATAATAAAAAAATACGGTGATGATTGGACTTGGAATCCTGATACTTATATAGGAAATGGGGCTTATAAAATGACAGAAAGAAAACCTGATGAAAAAATAGTTTTTGAAATTAATACTAATTATTGGAATTATACAAATCAAGTTGCTAAAAAAATAAATTTCGTTTTGATAGCTGATGAATATATTTCACTTAATGCTGTAAGAACAGGAGATATTGATTTTTCTATAAATGCCCCTCCTATTGGAGAGATAGAAAATCTTATAAAAGAAAATCTAATGGCAGTAAGTGATATTATAGGAACTTATTATATAGACTTAAATACTAGAGATAAAACACTGTCTGATAAAAGAGTAAGAAAAGCATTATCATTAGCAATAGACAGAAACTATATAGTATCAAATATAGGATATGGTAAATTAATATCCGCAGAGGCATTCATACCTCCTGCAGTAAAAGGACTTGAAAAATCATTCAGAGAAGAAAGCAGTAATTATATAATAGCGAATAATTATAATCAAAATGTTGAAGAGGCAAGAAAATTATTAGCTGAGGCAGGATACCCAAATGGAGAAAACTTTCCTATTTTAGAGCTAAAAGTATCATCAGGATTTTATACTACAGTTATGGAAGCAGTACAGCAAATGTGGAAAGAAGCACTTAATATAGAAATAGCTGTAAGAACAGAAGAATCAAAAATAACTTTGCCTTTTAGAGAATCTGGAAATTACCAAATGGCTAGAACAAGCTGGACAGGCGATTATAATGATCCTCTTACTATGCTTCAGATTATGACAAGCTACAGTGATATCAATTACGGAGGCTTTTCAAATGAAAGATACGATTCTTTAATAGATTTTGCCATTACCGCAACAAATGCTAAAGAGCGAATGGATGCATTAAAAGAAGCAGAATCTATACTTTTTGAAGAAGTACCTATTATACCTTTTATATATAGAACTGACTTTTTGGTAGTTAACCCAAAATTAAAAAATTATATTGATGAGCCTTTGGGCAGATACAAATTTAACTATGCGTATATAGAAAAATAA
- a CDS encoding nitroreductase family protein: MKEYILFTRRSIRKYIKGKQVEDEKIEYMLKAAMYAPSANNRRNWEFIVVKNRETLDKIMNFHPYAKMLDTATLAIVVCGDLSDESGKLYWQQNCSAALENLMLAAKAKDLGSVWIGIAPREERMNEIINLFNLPEHIKPLGLVVIGYPDGEPQMPDRFEPNKIHYEKY; encoded by the coding sequence ATGAAAGAATATATCTTATTTACAAGAAGAAGTATAAGAAAATATATTAAAGGCAAACAAGTTGAAGATGAAAAAATAGAATATATGCTTAAAGCGGCAATGTATGCTCCTTCTGCTAACAATAGAAGAAATTGGGAGTTTATAGTAGTAAAAAATAGGGAAACACTAGATAAAATTATGAACTTTCACCCTTATGCCAAAATGCTTGATACAGCTACTTTAGCTATAGTTGTATGCGGGGATTTATCTGATGAATCTGGAAAACTTTATTGGCAGCAAAACTGTTCTGCAGCTTTAGAAAATCTAATGCTTGCCGCAAAGGCTAAAGATTTAGGAAGTGTATGGATAGGTATTGCACCTCGCGAAGAGAGAATGAATGAAATTATAAACCTTTTTAATCTGCCTGAACATATAAAGCCTTTAGGACTTGTTGTTATAGGATATCCGGATGGAGAGCCTCAAATGCCGGATAGATTTGAGCCAAATAAAATACATTATGAAAAGTATTGA
- a CDS encoding type II toxin-antitoxin system YoeB family toxin, producing MEKVIEELEELEKLKYDKKDLYSKRINLEYRLVYHIENNNILQISL from the coding sequence ATGGAAAAAGTTATAGAAGAACTTGAAGAGCTTGAAAAATTAAAATATGATAAAAAAGATTTATATTCAAAAAGAATTAATTTAGAGTATAGATTAGTTTATCATATAGAAAATAATAACATCTTGCAAATATCATTATAG
- a CDS encoding rhodanese-like domain-containing protein encodes MNNTLTLIVGLILTFIILNAIRKIIFNIRSKGKFKNINVNDAVSIYKNNKNIGLIDVRSYMEVQQSGYIKNSINIPLDDSKFNEKMSKLDKNKEYIVYCASGNRSGAACMRMYKLGFTNINNLTHAGYFQLSSYLK; translated from the coding sequence ATGAATAATACTTTAACCTTAATAGTAGGACTTATACTAACTTTTATAATATTAAATGCTATAAGAAAAATTATCTTTAATATAAGAAGTAAAGGAAAATTCAAAAACATAAATGTAAATGATGCTGTTTCCATTTATAAAAATAATAAAAATATAGGCTTAATAGATGTTAGAAGTTATATGGAAGTTCAGCAAAGCGGATATATAAAAAACAGTATTAATATTCCTTTAGATGATTCTAAATTCAATGAAAAAATGTCTAAACTCGATAAAAACAAAGAGTACATAGTTTATTGTGCAAGCGGAAATCGTTCTGGTGCAGCTTGTATGCGTATGTATAAATTGGGATTTACAAATATTAATAATCTCACTCATGCAGGATATTTTCAGCTTTCATCATATTTAAAATAA